Proteins encoded within one genomic window of Dyadobacter chenhuakuii:
- a CDS encoding HmuY family protein — MKSEIIVIKDLDANAKPYAYFSLATGKAVSAGEAQTANWDIAFSKTTIAVNSGSSGPGQAGALVVEQPFEAITEAPTDGYKSDHDDTFAFPGGSGNSWYKYDMSVHAIRTIPGRTLLVKTADGKYAKVQIISYYKGAPEELPTEESSYFTFRYALADENGKF; from the coding sequence ATGAAATCTGAAATAATTGTCATCAAAGATCTGGACGCAAATGCCAAGCCATACGCCTATTTCAGCCTGGCAACTGGCAAAGCCGTTTCCGCAGGTGAAGCGCAAACCGCAAACTGGGACATTGCATTCAGCAAAACGACTATTGCCGTAAACAGCGGCAGCAGCGGGCCGGGCCAGGCAGGTGCATTGGTGGTGGAACAGCCATTCGAAGCAATAACGGAAGCGCCGACAGACGGATATAAGTCGGATCACGACGATACGTTCGCGTTTCCTGGCGGAAGCGGAAATTCCTGGTACAAATATGATATGAGCGTGCACGCGATCAGGACCATTCCGGGAAGAACGCTTCTGGTAAAAACTGCTGACGGCAAATATGCGAAGGTGCAGATCATTAGTTATTACAAAGGTGCGCCGGAAGAATTGCCAACGGAAGAATCCAGTTATTTCACTTTCCGCTACGCATTAGCAGATGAAAACGGGAAGTTTTAA
- a CDS encoding YdeI/OmpD-associated family protein: MQTSKTDPRIDTYILKSANFAIPVLTYFRDLVHAYCPDATETMKWSFPHFEYKGSILCNMASFKQHCSLGFWHGSQLSDPQRILALGEKASMGHLGRIQKIEDLPDESVLADFVIQSMQLIDKGVKIVRETKPAVNKELDVPSYFLEAMTPRARQTFDNFSYSQKKEYVMWVTEAKTEATRERRIATSVEWLEEGKVRLWKYAAK; this comes from the coding sequence ATGCAAACATCAAAAACGGACCCCAGAATTGACACGTATATCTTGAAGTCGGCCAATTTCGCTATTCCTGTACTGACTTACTTTCGGGACCTTGTTCACGCTTATTGTCCGGATGCTACTGAAACAATGAAATGGAGTTTTCCGCATTTCGAGTACAAGGGCAGCATTCTTTGCAATATGGCATCATTCAAGCAGCATTGTTCGCTCGGCTTCTGGCATGGTTCGCAACTCTCGGATCCGCAGCGTATTCTGGCTTTGGGAGAGAAGGCTTCCATGGGACATCTGGGAAGGATCCAGAAAATCGAAGATCTGCCCGACGAATCTGTTCTGGCTGATTTTGTAATCCAATCCATGCAGTTGATCGACAAAGGAGTGAAAATAGTCAGGGAAACGAAACCTGCTGTGAATAAGGAGCTGGATGTTCCTTCTTATTTTCTGGAAGCAATGACACCCAGAGCAAGGCAGACATTTGACAATTTCAGCTATTCCCAAAAAAAGGAATACGTCATGTGGGTGACGGAGGCAAAAACAGAGGCGACGCGCGAAAGACGAATAGCCACGTCCGTTGAGTGGCTGGAAGAAGGGAAGGTCCGGCTTTGGAAATATGCAGCAAAATGA
- a CDS encoding YceI family protein: MRNRFQVIGFFLAFLGSNIAFGQTSKIVSGSIDFKVKYILGTCEGTFAAPKGEAIFNEKSPENASFDIKIAASTFETGNDSRDKDMKSDKYFAVEKYPNIHFKSSKVEKKNGQYEATGKLTIRDVTKSVTLPFEAKKNADGTYALASKFEINRLDYKVGTKDWKLKDVVTVDLKAIIK, translated from the coding sequence ATGCGTAACCGCTTTCAAGTTATCGGCTTTTTTCTTGCATTTTTAGGATCAAACATTGCTTTTGGGCAAACCTCAAAAATCGTTTCCGGTTCTATTGATTTTAAAGTAAAATATATCTTAGGAACCTGTGAAGGGACTTTTGCAGCTCCGAAAGGGGAAGCTATTTTCAATGAAAAATCGCCGGAGAATGCTTCTTTCGATATTAAGATTGCTGCCAGCACTTTTGAAACCGGGAACGATTCACGGGATAAGGATATGAAAAGCGACAAATATTTTGCTGTTGAAAAATACCCGAACATTCACTTCAAATCGTCAAAAGTGGAGAAAAAGAATGGCCAATATGAGGCAACAGGCAAACTTACCATACGCGACGTAACCAAGAGCGTAACGCTTCCTTTTGAGGCAAAAAAGAATGCGGATGGCACTTACGCCCTTGCCAGCAAATTTGAAATTAACCGGCTGGACTACAAGGTCGGAACAAAAGATTGGAAGCTCAAAGATGTCGTTACCGTTGATTTGAAGGCCATTATCAAGTAA
- a CDS encoding DeoR/GlpR family DNA-binding transcription regulator, with translation MLKEERFHVILNQLNSEQKVYLPGLSALLNVSEDTVRRDIKELADQGLLKSVRGGAVPHSPGPHHFKDRVLYDNEQKQIIAKKALNFLKDGQLVIFDGGTSALLIAKSFPKDLRLTVVTNSFPIASILEEHEHVEVLFAGGRLLKNSFVTIGSDTIQFIKKFRADICLLGICSIHSHLGVTGPDYEESEVKRAMIECSKEVIALASVEKLATAEAHYVCPAEQLSMIVTDQPADKEEFKIYTDIGIRMV, from the coding sequence ATGTTAAAAGAGGAACGGTTTCATGTGATATTAAATCAGCTGAACAGTGAGCAGAAAGTGTATCTGCCGGGGCTGAGTGCGCTGCTGAATGTTTCGGAAGATACGGTTCGGAGAGATATCAAAGAACTTGCAGATCAAGGGCTTCTGAAATCGGTCAGAGGCGGGGCTGTGCCGCATTCACCCGGGCCTCATCATTTTAAAGACAGGGTTTTGTATGATAACGAGCAAAAACAGATCATCGCAAAAAAGGCTTTGAATTTTCTGAAAGATGGTCAGCTTGTCATTTTCGATGGCGGGACGTCGGCGCTGCTGATCGCCAAGTCGTTTCCCAAAGACCTTCGTTTAACGGTTGTTACCAACAGCTTCCCGATTGCTTCCATTCTCGAAGAACACGAGCATGTTGAAGTGCTGTTTGCCGGTGGACGGCTGTTGAAAAATTCCTTTGTGACCATTGGCAGCGACACCATTCAGTTTATAAAAAAGTTTCGCGCGGACATTTGCCTGCTGGGGATATGCAGCATTCACTCCCATCTGGGCGTTACCGGGCCGGATTATGAGGAAAGCGAAGTAAAAAGGGCAATGATTGAATGTTCAAAAGAAGTAATTGCGCTCGCATCCGTGGAGAAACTCGCAACTGCGGAAGCACATTATGTCTGTCCGGCTGAACAATTATCCATGATCGTAACCGATCAGCCGGCAGACAAAGAGGAATTTAAAATTTACACTGATATCGGGATTCGGATGGTTTAA
- a CDS encoding VOC family protein codes for MSTVKIPNGHQAIMPYLMLDGASKFLDFTTKVFNGVVTQTHFQEDEPNLIKHSEVSINESTIMFCDSRAEWPAKPASMFIYVENADDTYQKALAEGGNSIMEPADQDYGRSCGVEDPCGNVWWITSVL; via the coding sequence ATGAGCACTGTGAAAATTCCAAATGGCCACCAGGCAATTATGCCTTATTTAATGTTAGATGGCGCGTCGAAATTCCTAGATTTTACGACCAAAGTCTTCAACGGCGTTGTCACGCAAACGCATTTTCAGGAAGACGAACCTAACCTGATCAAGCACAGCGAAGTAAGCATTAACGAGAGCACGATCATGTTTTGCGATAGCCGGGCGGAGTGGCCCGCGAAGCCTGCGAGTATGTTTATATATGTTGAAAATGCCGACGACACTTATCAAAAAGCATTGGCAGAAGGCGGCAACTCCATTATGGAGCCTGCAGACCAGGATTATGGGCGCAGTTGCGGTGTTGAAGACCCTTGCGGTAATGTTTGGTGGATCACTTCTGTTCTTTAA
- a CDS encoding cupin-like domain-containing protein — MKLVPIEKRSGLTREEFIENYLKPSRPVVFTDLAKDWPAVQKWTFEWLRETHGNIDVPLVDNHMHDADKYFQIAKTMKFGDYLKLIEAGPTDLRIFLFDIFKKAPELANDIRFPTIMDGFLKSYKFVFFGGEGSITSLHYDMDCSNVFLTQFQTRKQVILFSPEESRRLYHHPFTVMSKVDPINPDYERFPALKGAVGHETTLLHGETIFIPSLWWHYIRYVDGGFSLALRANNSIFTAVRGGMNLVRHTFVDKSMTKLLGLGWQHWKEKKAVENAQEVLTEHA; from the coding sequence ATGAAATTAGTGCCCATAGAGAAACGCAGCGGACTTACCCGCGAAGAATTCATTGAAAATTATTTGAAACCAAGTCGCCCGGTCGTGTTCACAGATCTGGCAAAAGATTGGCCGGCAGTGCAAAAGTGGACGTTTGAGTGGCTTCGTGAAACGCACGGAAATATAGACGTCCCCCTGGTTGACAACCACATGCACGACGCAGACAAATATTTTCAGATCGCGAAGACAATGAAATTCGGCGATTACCTGAAACTTATTGAAGCCGGCCCAACTGATCTCCGGATTTTCCTTTTTGATATCTTTAAGAAAGCGCCCGAACTGGCCAATGACATCCGTTTTCCGACCATTATGGACGGGTTTTTGAAGTCATACAAATTTGTATTTTTCGGTGGAGAGGGCTCTATTACCAGCCTGCATTATGATATGGACTGCTCCAATGTGTTTTTAACGCAGTTCCAGACGCGCAAGCAAGTCATTTTGTTCTCGCCGGAAGAAAGCAGAAGGTTGTATCACCACCCATTTACAGTAATGAGCAAAGTGGACCCGATCAACCCGGATTATGAAAGATTCCCTGCATTAAAGGGCGCTGTGGGCCATGAAACAACATTGCTGCATGGTGAAACGATCTTTATCCCTTCACTTTGGTGGCATTACATCCGCTATGTGGATGGCGGTTTCAGCTTAGCACTCAGGGCTAATAACTCTATTTTCACGGCAGTACGCGGCGGTATGAACCTTGTAAGACATACATTCGTCGATAAAAGCATGACCAAGTTGCTTGGCCTGGGCTGGCAGCATTGGAAAGAGAAAAAAGCGGTCGAAAATGCACAGGAAGTGCTGACAGAACACGCGTAG
- a CDS encoding helix-turn-helix domain-containing protein, whose protein sequence is MKYFTIPPSPALAKYVRFFWVLEHEIGSGQPYIHRTMADGCAEMIFHYKGRFDEFVTADKTEPSFYSGIHGQSQTFRRFVIHEDFGIFGVYLYPFAIPVLFGMPSTELTGQMPDLHTFLGQKANGLEERMMLAADHNEPVAIISTFLESLLSKTKKYEPAVFSVINQIIRHNGLTNVQDLAAQSFLSTRQFERKFKEFSGFSPKLYLRIARFHAALDAYGDKDKSLTEIAYECGYYDQSHFIHDFKTFSGQHPRFYFSGRSEGQAYRDV, encoded by the coding sequence ATGAAATATTTTACCATTCCGCCCTCTCCTGCGCTAGCAAAATATGTGCGGTTTTTTTGGGTCCTCGAACATGAGATCGGATCAGGACAGCCTTACATTCACCGGACTATGGCCGATGGGTGCGCGGAAATGATATTTCATTATAAAGGGCGTTTTGATGAATTTGTGACTGCTGACAAAACGGAGCCTTCTTTTTATTCAGGAATTCACGGGCAGTCGCAGACATTTCGGCGATTTGTGATTCATGAAGATTTCGGAATTTTCGGGGTTTACCTTTATCCTTTTGCCATTCCGGTTTTGTTTGGAATGCCTTCTACTGAACTGACTGGGCAAATGCCTGATTTACATACATTTTTAGGTCAAAAAGCAAATGGCCTGGAAGAGCGTATGATGCTGGCAGCTGATCATAACGAGCCGGTCGCGATTATATCGACCTTTCTGGAATCGCTTCTTTCCAAAACAAAAAAATACGAGCCGGCCGTCTTTTCAGTCATAAACCAGATTATCAGACATAACGGACTGACCAATGTGCAGGACCTTGCAGCCCAAAGCTTCCTTTCGACCCGCCAGTTTGAAAGGAAATTCAAGGAATTCTCAGGTTTCAGTCCCAAATTATATTTACGGATTGCCCGCTTCCATGCTGCATTAGATGCCTATGGGGACAAAGATAAGTCGCTGACGGAGATTGCTTATGAATGCGGCTATTACGATCAGTCGCATTTTATTCATGACTTTAAAACATTCTCTGGCCAGCATCCACGCTTTTATTTTTCCGGCAGGTCCGAAGGGCAAGCCTACCGGGATGTATAA
- a CDS encoding type II toxin-antitoxin system PemK/MazF family toxin, translating into MEKYLKGEVVVIPFPFSDLSGSKRRPAVVIADLDGDDIILCQITSQHSRDNHAIPLNLKDFTNGSLPIDSYIRPARIFTADKNIIVRKAGMINSVLINRLTQSIIDIIK; encoded by the coding sequence ATGGAAAAATATTTGAAAGGAGAGGTTGTAGTTATCCCATTTCCTTTCTCAGACCTGTCTGGCTCCAAGCGGAGACCAGCAGTTGTGATTGCTGATTTGGACGGTGACGACATTATACTATGCCAGATAACATCCCAACATTCAAGAGATAATCATGCTATCCCACTGAATTTGAAGGATTTTACAAACGGCTCGCTGCCGATTGACAGCTACATCAGGCCAGCCCGCATTTTCACCGCTGACAAAAACATCATTGTGCGCAAAGCCGGAATGATAAATTCCGTCCTTATCAATAGGCTCACCCAAAGCATTATAGATATTATCAAGTGA
- a CDS encoding efflux RND transporter periplasmic adaptor subunit, producing MKNFKWLLLAIPSLFAYGCTSEGASESKKETTIPTIPVTELVPQKTEVHREYVGDIHAVRNVEIYARVKGYLEEVYVDEGKEVRKGQTLFRINNEEYEAQLASAKANLQSAIAEAKGAELELKRVKLLVEKNVISKTEVEVAEAKLAAVNAQIEEARSQKSKASIHLAQTEIKAPFDGIIDRIPHKMGSLIDEGTLLTTLSDTKSVFAYFNVSENEYLEYVKARGQGQSATVVELELADGSYFKQKGTVETMEGAFDEGTGSIAFRARFQNPEKLLKHGSTGTIRLTNTVENAILVPQKAAFEIQDKNFVYVLGKDNKIKTRSFVPKSRLAGYYVVKSGLKSGETIVYEGLQGLKDGATITPKNIPLDSLNVKATKIELTAR from the coding sequence ATGAAGAATTTCAAATGGCTTTTACTTGCCATTCCAAGTCTGTTTGCATACGGCTGCACAAGTGAAGGCGCAAGCGAATCCAAAAAAGAAACCACCATTCCTACCATTCCGGTGACGGAATTAGTCCCTCAAAAAACCGAAGTGCACCGCGAATATGTGGGCGACATTCATGCAGTCCGCAATGTTGAAATATATGCCCGCGTAAAAGGTTACCTGGAAGAAGTTTACGTGGATGAAGGTAAAGAAGTAAGAAAAGGACAAACATTGTTCCGGATCAACAACGAAGAATATGAGGCGCAGCTGGCGTCGGCGAAAGCCAATTTGCAAAGTGCCATTGCAGAAGCGAAGGGAGCCGAACTTGAACTGAAAAGAGTAAAGCTGCTGGTGGAGAAAAATGTGATTTCTAAAACGGAAGTCGAGGTTGCGGAAGCGAAACTGGCTGCTGTAAATGCGCAGATCGAAGAAGCGCGTTCGCAAAAATCGAAGGCGTCCATCCATCTGGCCCAAACCGAAATTAAAGCACCTTTTGACGGCATTATAGACCGGATCCCGCATAAAATGGGAAGCCTTATTGACGAAGGAACATTGCTTACAACGCTTTCAGACACAAAAAGTGTTTTTGCTTATTTCAATGTTTCCGAAAATGAATATCTGGAATACGTGAAAGCGCGCGGCCAGGGCCAAAGTGCGACAGTCGTAGAGCTTGAACTTGCCGATGGTTCTTATTTCAAACAAAAAGGAACTGTGGAAACAATGGAAGGCGCATTTGACGAAGGAACCGGCTCCATTGCATTCAGAGCGCGTTTTCAGAATCCCGAGAAACTATTGAAACACGGCTCCACAGGAACTATCAGACTTACTAACACCGTCGAAAATGCCATTCTGGTCCCGCAAAAGGCTGCTTTTGAAATACAGGATAAGAATTTTGTATATGTGCTTGGGAAAGACAACAAGATCAAGACCCGCAGCTTCGTACCAAAATCGAGATTAGCAGGATACTACGTTGTAAAATCAGGTTTAAAATCAGGAGAAACCATTGTGTACGAAGGACTTCAGGGATTGAAGGACGGCGCAACTATTACGCCTAAAAATATCCCGCTGGACAGTCTGAATGTAAAAGCCACCAAAATAGAACTGACCGCACGGTAA
- the uvrB gene encoding excinuclease ABC subunit UvrB encodes MDFEITSEYQPTGDQPAAIEQLVQGIQAGEPAQTLLGVTGSGKTFTIANVVKQVNKPTLVLSHNKTLAAQLYGEFKQFFPNNAVEYFISYYDYYQPEAFISSTNTYIEKDLQINQEIEKLRLHTVSSLMSGRRDVIVVASVSCIYGAGNPNEYKKSIVSAKLGDIVSRNQFLFRLVEILYSRTELEFNRGTFRVKGDTVDVFPGYADFAYRIIFFGDEIEEIQRIEPETGKKISSERAIAIFPANLFVTGRDVLVQSIKEIQDDLVQQINFFTKEGRLAEAERVKERTEFDMEMMRELGYCSGIENYSRYFDRRLPGQRPFCLLDYFPDDFLMVVDESHVTMPQIRAMWGGDRSRKEQLVEYGFRLPSAMDNRPLTFQEFEDMTPQTIFVSATPADYELRKSEGVVVEQIIRPTGLLDPEIEVRPSLNQIDDLLEEVHKRINMGDRVLITTLTKRMAEELSKYLERVGVKCRYIHSEVKTLDRVEILRELRLGIFDVLVGVNLLREGLDLPEVSLVAIMDADKEGFLRDTRSMIQTIGRAARNDRGKVIMYADVMTGSMQLAIDETNRRRSIQLEYNAENGITPKTILKSKEAIMEQTSVADSKVRKVYVEPTEVRVAADPIVQYMGKNDLQKLISETQRKMETAAKDLDFLEAARLRDELLQLKERAKQAA; translated from the coding sequence ATGGACTTTGAAATAACCTCAGAATATCAGCCAACGGGTGACCAGCCGGCGGCTATTGAACAACTCGTGCAAGGCATTCAGGCCGGCGAACCTGCCCAGACGCTTTTGGGTGTAACGGGTTCAGGTAAGACATTTACCATAGCCAACGTGGTGAAGCAGGTCAATAAGCCTACTCTCGTTTTAAGTCATAACAAAACACTTGCTGCACAGCTTTACGGGGAATTCAAACAATTCTTCCCGAATAATGCAGTGGAGTATTTTATCAGCTACTACGACTATTACCAGCCGGAAGCGTTCATTTCCAGCACCAATACTTACATTGAAAAAGACCTGCAAATCAATCAGGAGATTGAAAAGTTGCGGCTTCATACTGTATCATCGCTTATGAGCGGCCGTCGGGATGTCATCGTTGTGGCTTCCGTATCCTGCATTTACGGTGCAGGTAATCCCAATGAATACAAGAAAAGCATTGTCAGCGCCAAACTAGGCGACATTGTGAGTCGCAACCAGTTCCTGTTCCGTTTGGTTGAAATCCTTTACAGCCGTACAGAGCTTGAATTCAACCGCGGCACATTCCGCGTGAAAGGCGACACGGTCGACGTTTTCCCGGGTTATGCGGATTTTGCTTACAGGATCATTTTCTTTGGTGACGAAATAGAAGAAATTCAGCGTATCGAGCCTGAGACAGGTAAGAAAATATCTTCGGAACGTGCCATTGCAATCTTCCCCGCCAACCTTTTTGTGACGGGAAGAGATGTTCTGGTGCAATCGATCAAGGAAATTCAGGACGATCTTGTTCAGCAAATTAACTTCTTTACCAAAGAAGGAAGATTGGCAGAAGCCGAGCGCGTTAAGGAGCGCACCGAATTTGATATGGAAATGATGCGGGAGTTGGGTTACTGCTCTGGGATTGAGAACTATTCCCGCTATTTTGACCGCCGCTTACCAGGTCAACGGCCATTCTGTTTGCTCGATTACTTCCCGGATGATTTCTTAATGGTGGTGGACGAAAGTCACGTTACCATGCCGCAGATCCGCGCCATGTGGGGAGGTGACCGTTCGCGTAAGGAGCAGCTCGTGGAATATGGTTTCCGGCTGCCATCTGCTATGGACAACAGGCCGTTGACATTCCAGGAATTCGAAGATATGACACCGCAAACCATCTTCGTAAGCGCAACGCCTGCGGATTACGAGCTGCGTAAGTCAGAAGGTGTTGTGGTAGAGCAAATTATCCGCCCAACCGGCTTGCTGGACCCTGAAATTGAAGTAAGGCCAAGCCTGAACCAGATTGACGATCTGCTGGAAGAAGTCCATAAGCGCATTAATATGGGCGACCGCGTGCTGATCACGACCCTGACAAAAAGAATGGCAGAAGAGCTGAGCAAATATCTGGAAAGGGTAGGAGTAAAGTGTCGCTATATCCACTCGGAAGTGAAGACGCTGGACCGTGTGGAGATTCTGCGGGAATTAAGGTTAGGTATTTTTGATGTACTGGTAGGCGTTAACCTGCTGCGCGAAGGATTGGATTTACCGGAAGTCTCACTCGTGGCGATTATGGATGCGGATAAGGAAGGATTTCTTCGGGATACACGCTCCATGATCCAGACTATCGGCCGCGCCGCGCGTAATGACCGTGGAAAAGTAATCATGTATGCGGATGTCATGACCGGATCCATGCAACTCGCTATTGATGAAACCAATAGGAGAAGGAGCATTCAGCTGGAATACAATGCTGAAAATGGGATCACGCCAAAAACCATTCTCAAATCGAAAGAAGCGATCATGGAACAAACATCCGTGGCCGATTCGAAAGTCCGCAAAGTTTATGTGGAGCCAACCGAAGTCCGCGTCGCTGCCGATCCGATTGTTCAGTACATGGGCAAAAACGACCTGCAAAAGCTAATTTCCGAAACCCAGCGCAAAATGGAAACAGCCGCCAAGGATCTCGACTTTTTGGAAGCTGCAAGGTTACGGGATGAATTGTTGCAATTGAAAGAACGAGCGAAGCAGGCGGCTTGA
- a CDS encoding GNAT family N-acetyltransferase — protein sequence MQVKSIKTEHFVLTKMSAADGDKYFRLSNNDNVMKYVTGHALDRQESDKMLATFLAEYGTDTFLGRYLIEGVAGDLIGVAKLDMDGSDVEIGYRIMEEYWGKGIATEIATGLIRFAKRELNARQVIAYVNVSNAASIRVLEKAGMVNMERIEDPDEVKYKFVYSPQINAPLRKVFYQILALIGK from the coding sequence ATGCAGGTTAAATCGATAAAGACGGAACACTTTGTGCTGACCAAGATGAGCGCGGCGGATGGGGACAAATATTTCAGGCTGAGTAATAATGACAATGTGATGAAATATGTGACCGGGCACGCGCTGGACCGTCAGGAGTCGGACAAAATGCTGGCTACTTTTCTGGCGGAATATGGAACTGACACATTTTTGGGGCGATATTTGATCGAGGGCGTTGCCGGCGATTTGATAGGCGTTGCCAAACTCGATATGGATGGAAGTGATGTGGAAATCGGTTACCGGATCATGGAAGAATATTGGGGAAAAGGGATTGCAACAGAGATCGCAACGGGCTTAATCCGCTTCGCAAAACGCGAACTGAACGCCAGGCAGGTTATCGCTTATGTTAACGTAAGTAATGCGGCATCGATCCGGGTGCTTGAAAAAGCCGGCATGGTGAACATGGAGCGGATTGAAGATCCGGATGAAGTCAAGTATAAATTTGTTTACTCACCTCAAATCAATGCCCCTCTTAGGAAAGTGTTTTACCAGATCCTTGCTTTAATCGGAAAATAA
- a CDS encoding n-acetylglutamate synthase gives MINYNNKIFVPLSNSENGEVDLSMQFVYHQNGNIVTSTYSGGRIQLGHLIALVDENGNLDMRYHQVNDKGEITTGICRSTPEQLPNGKIRMHEQWQWTSGDQSRGESLLEEI, from the coding sequence ATGATTAATTACAACAACAAGATCTTTGTCCCGCTTTCAAATTCTGAAAATGGTGAGGTTGACCTTTCGATGCAATTTGTTTATCATCAAAATGGCAACATTGTAACTTCCACGTATTCCGGCGGCCGCATTCAGCTGGGGCATCTGATTGCGCTGGTGGACGAAAATGGGAATCTGGATATGCGTTACCACCAGGTGAATGACAAGGGCGAGATCACGACAGGCATTTGTAGATCGACACCTGAGCAACTCCCGAACGGAAAAATCCGTATGCATGAGCAATGGCAATGGACTTCCGGGGATCAGTCCCGGGGTGAGTCGCTGCTGGAAGAAATATAG
- a CDS encoding 5' nucleotidase, NT5C type yields MRKSIAIDMDNVIVDIETNWINWYEKEFGVKIEREELLGKPEDEAFPDPAAALSLIYKTGFFRHAPIIEGAQEALLKLQEHYDIFIVSAAMEFPNSLPEKYDWLNEHFPFISWKNIVFCGDKRIIDTDYLIDDHLKNLDFCKGTPILFTASHNVNVTKHKRVNNWNEALALLGLH; encoded by the coding sequence ATGAGAAAGTCGATAGCCATTGACATGGATAATGTCATCGTTGATATTGAAACAAACTGGATCAATTGGTATGAAAAGGAATTTGGTGTGAAAATCGAAAGGGAGGAATTGCTTGGAAAGCCCGAAGACGAAGCTTTCCCGGACCCTGCTGCTGCGCTAAGCCTGATCTATAAAACCGGCTTTTTTCGACATGCACCGATTATCGAGGGAGCACAGGAAGCGCTTCTAAAATTGCAGGAACATTACGACATTTTCATCGTATCAGCCGCCATGGAATTCCCGAATTCCCTCCCCGAAAAATATGATTGGCTCAACGAACACTTCCCTTTCATCTCCTGGAAAAACATTGTTTTCTGCGGCGACAAAAGAATCATTGACACCGATTATCTCATCGACGACCATCTGAAAAACCTTGATTTTTGCAAAGGCACCCCAATCCTCTTCACCGCAAGCCATAATGTAAACGTCACCAAACACAAGCGTGTCAACAACTGGAACGAAGCGTTGGCGTTGCTGGGATTACATTGA